A single window of Gemmatimonadaceae bacterium DNA harbors:
- a CDS encoding D-aminoacylase → MAREPHVSDPTRRSFVAAGTVALANVAIARRMPVQAPTYDLVVRGGTVFDGTASAGRELDVATRDGRMAAIGPGLPGRGRDEIDARGRAVAPGFIDIHSHGDGSLDDDPRAESVIRQGITTIIVGQDGSSRGEDPGQLRPWRERLERSRVAVNVATMIGLGSVRGAVVGDVDRPASPTELQRMVRMVTSAVEQGACGASSGLEYTPGAFAGREELIALCRPLAARRLVYATHMRNEDDQLLDSIDESIAVAVGAGCGLQVSHLKTQGPRNWSRLGDAFARIERARSTGLDVAFDRYPYIAYQTGLTNIFPVWSRDGGTNAFLARLDDPSVRDRIRAEALAKVDLIGGWDHVMVASARAVEDRAAEGKRLGAYAASLGADPYATAVAMLRRNRASVGMVGFAMSEENLDRILAHPAGMVCSDGGAYAIEGPTRRGSPHPRGGGSFPRVLGRYVRERKALTLEQAIHKMTAFPASRVRLSDRGRLAVGHAADLVVFDPGRVADTATYEQPFQYPVGISLVVVNGQVALRDGERIGAHAGRPLSASS, encoded by the coding sequence ATGGCGCGTGAGCCCCACGTGTCGGACCCCACGCGGCGGTCGTTCGTCGCCGCAGGGACGGTGGCACTCGCCAACGTGGCGATCGCCCGGCGCATGCCGGTGCAGGCGCCCACGTACGACCTCGTGGTACGCGGCGGGACGGTGTTTGACGGCACCGCGAGCGCTGGTCGCGAACTCGACGTCGCGACGCGTGACGGTCGCATGGCCGCGATTGGCCCAGGCCTTCCCGGCCGCGGCCGCGACGAGATCGATGCTCGGGGTCGCGCGGTCGCGCCGGGCTTCATCGACATCCATTCCCACGGTGATGGCTCGCTCGACGACGACCCGCGCGCGGAGTCGGTGATCCGACAGGGCATCACCACGATCATCGTGGGGCAGGACGGGTCGTCGCGTGGCGAGGATCCTGGCCAGCTGCGCCCCTGGCGCGAGCGGCTCGAACGCTCCAGGGTGGCGGTGAACGTTGCCACGATGATCGGGCTGGGATCGGTGCGCGGCGCCGTCGTCGGTGACGTCGATCGACCGGCCTCACCAACCGAGCTGCAGCGCATGGTGCGGATGGTGACTAGCGCCGTGGAGCAGGGAGCGTGCGGCGCGTCGTCGGGCCTCGAGTACACGCCCGGCGCGTTCGCGGGCCGCGAGGAACTGATCGCGCTCTGTCGTCCGCTCGCGGCCCGGCGGCTGGTCTACGCGACGCACATGCGCAACGAAGACGATCAGCTGCTGGACTCGATCGATGAGTCGATCGCGGTCGCGGTGGGCGCGGGGTGCGGGCTCCAGGTGTCGCACCTCAAGACGCAGGGGCCGCGGAACTGGTCGCGGCTCGGCGATGCGTTTGCGCGTATCGAACGCGCGCGGTCCACCGGGCTCGACGTGGCGTTCGATCGTTACCCCTACATCGCCTACCAGACGGGCCTCACGAACATCTTCCCGGTTTGGAGTCGCGACGGGGGAACTAACGCGTTCCTCGCGCGCCTCGACGATCCATCGGTGCGCGATCGCATTCGCGCCGAGGCGCTCGCAAAGGTCGACCTCATCGGTGGCTGGGATCATGTGATGGTCGCTTCGGCGCGCGCCGTCGAGGATCGCGCGGCCGAGGGCAAGCGCCTGGGGGCGTATGCCGCATCGCTTGGCGCCGATCCGTATGCCACCGCGGTCGCGATGCTCAGGCGCAATCGTGCGAGCGTGGGCATGGTGGGCTTTGCGATGAGCGAGGAGAACCTCGATCGCATTCTCGCGCATCCGGCCGGCATGGTGTGCAGCGACGGTGGAGCGTATGCGATCGAGGGGCCGACACGACGCGGGAGTCCGCATCCGCGCGGTGGTGGTTCGTTCCCCCGCGTCCTTGGGCGCTACGTCCGCGAGCGCAAGGCGCTCACGCTCGAGCAGGCGATCCACAAGATGACAGCGTTTCCCGCGTCGCGGGTCCGGCTCTCCGACCGCGGTCGACTGGCGGTGGGACACGCAGCCGACCTCGTGGTGTTCGATCCGGGTCGCGTCGCCGACACGGCGACCTATGAGCAGCCGTTCCAGTATCCGGTGGGCATATCCCTCGTCGTCGTGAACGGCCAGGTGGCCCTGCGAGATGGTGAGCGCATCGGTGCGCACGCCGGTCGTCCACTGTCCGCTTCGTCCTGA
- a CDS encoding PD40 domain-containing protein produces the protein MLLHLPRPAASGALLAALALTPAAPAPGQAPAVIDVTVTEGTSMSVAASRDGRQLAIDLQGSIWVMPSSGGRAQRVTDEYNDARQPTWSPDGRVIAFQGYRDGGYDIWAVDADGTHLRQLTSGPFDDREPTWSADGRFVAFASDRGGSYDIWLLTVATGALRQVTRDPGEDYMPTFSPEADEIAFVSTRQGAPAVYAVQVSTGAERRLTTTSGRYDAPSWGPGGEIVVHNTAQGASRFEHNGKPITADENVFAFRAGWLSPGEIVYVADGHIRRRSIASGVSATIDFSATLQVRRAALTPRRRDTQSRVPRRALGVVAPVVSPDGRQVAFAALGNLYLMPVGGAPRKLTDDPWLDTEPAWSPDGRYLAWSSDRGRGTLLDLWVYDTQTGTSRQLTREGTSAMGAAWSPDGTRIAFLDVDGIWRRANVSVVDVATGTVTQIHPSLFGPGAPTWSPDGRRVLVAALVAYSTRFREGTNQLLSIPVDGGQPTVYTPVEHLSIDSRVGAGPAWSPDGRRVALIYEGVLAVVPVDASGRPVGPPRRLTNEIAHAPSWTGDSRSILYQSNERLRLLDVETGAVRDVPVALSYAPSIPTGQVLVHAGRLIDGRSDRVRTDVDVLIRGNRIERVVPHATHPAGVRVVDASGLTVMPGLIEYHTHLQKDLGEASYRAYLAFGVTTVRSPGSTPYEAVEDREAVDAGVRPGPRLFVTGYLMEWNRVYYKMAVAVSSHAHLDLELARAKVLEFDMLKSYVRMPDLQQKRIIEFAHRMGVPVSSHEVFPSTLSGIDATEHTTGTSRRGYSPKAATLQRSYADVAQLFAASGVPLTPTLALSGGGLRRLLERDTTLRHDSRFRLYPEWLQAQLAAGGAGGAPPGAVDANAGGRMVMGLMRAGTRIVAGTDTPNAATLHGELFTYVLAGMTPFEALKTATVNGAALLGLDAGTIEAGRLADLAIVNGNPLEDISATTRVRYTIANGRVFSVDDLVKP, from the coding sequence ATGCTCCTGCATCTTCCACGTCCCGCCGCCTCAGGCGCGCTCCTCGCCGCCCTCGCCCTCACGCCTGCCGCGCCGGCGCCGGGGCAGGCGCCAGCGGTCATCGATGTCACGGTCACGGAGGGCACGTCGATGTCGGTGGCCGCATCGCGCGACGGGCGCCAGCTCGCCATCGACCTGCAGGGGAGCATTTGGGTCATGCCGAGCAGCGGTGGGCGCGCGCAGCGCGTCACCGACGAGTACAACGATGCGAGGCAGCCCACGTGGTCGCCGGATGGCCGCGTGATCGCCTTTCAGGGATATCGCGACGGTGGCTATGACATCTGGGCCGTCGACGCGGACGGGACGCACCTCAGGCAGCTCACGTCGGGACCCTTCGACGATCGTGAACCCACCTGGTCCGCCGACGGCCGTTTCGTCGCGTTTGCCTCGGACCGCGGCGGTTCCTACGACATCTGGCTGCTCACGGTGGCCACCGGCGCCCTGCGTCAGGTGACGCGTGACCCCGGCGAGGACTACATGCCCACCTTTTCGCCCGAGGCTGACGAGATCGCGTTCGTGAGCACGCGGCAAGGAGCGCCAGCGGTCTATGCCGTGCAGGTGTCGACGGGCGCCGAGCGGAGGCTCACGACGACGAGCGGGCGATACGACGCCCCGTCGTGGGGCCCCGGCGGCGAGATCGTCGTTCACAACACCGCGCAGGGCGCGAGCCGATTCGAGCACAACGGCAAGCCGATCACCGCGGACGAAAACGTGTTCGCGTTCCGCGCGGGCTGGCTGTCGCCCGGCGAGATCGTGTACGTCGCGGATGGCCACATCCGGCGACGCTCGATTGCCAGCGGTGTGTCGGCGACGATCGACTTCTCGGCCACGCTGCAGGTCAGGAGGGCGGCGCTCACGCCGCGCCGGCGGGACACGCAATCCCGGGTGCCCCGCCGCGCGCTCGGTGTGGTGGCTCCTGTCGTCTCGCCCGACGGGCGCCAGGTGGCCTTTGCCGCGTTAGGCAACCTGTACCTCATGCCCGTGGGCGGCGCGCCGCGCAAACTCACCGACGACCCATGGCTGGACACCGAACCCGCGTGGTCACCCGACGGTCGGTATCTCGCCTGGTCGTCCGATCGCGGCCGTGGGACGCTGCTCGACCTGTGGGTGTACGACACGCAGACCGGGACGTCGCGACAGCTCACCCGGGAGGGCACCTCGGCGATGGGTGCGGCGTGGTCGCCGGACGGCACGCGCATCGCCTTCCTCGACGTCGACGGGATCTGGCGCCGGGCCAACGTGTCCGTGGTGGACGTTGCGACAGGCACCGTGACGCAGATCCACCCCTCGCTCTTCGGGCCCGGCGCGCCCACCTGGTCACCGGACGGCCGTCGCGTGCTGGTCGCCGCACTCGTGGCGTATTCGACGCGCTTTCGCGAGGGCACCAATCAGCTGCTCTCCATTCCGGTCGATGGTGGGCAACCGACCGTGTACACGCCGGTGGAGCACCTCTCCATCGACTCGCGTGTGGGTGCGGGACCGGCGTGGTCGCCCGATGGGCGCCGCGTCGCACTCATCTATGAAGGGGTGCTCGCCGTGGTCCCGGTGGACGCCAGCGGTCGTCCCGTGGGACCGCCGCGTCGCCTGACCAACGAGATTGCGCACGCGCCATCATGGACCGGTGATTCGCGATCGATCCTGTATCAGTCCAACGAGCGCCTGCGCCTGCTCGACGTGGAGACCGGCGCGGTGCGGGACGTGCCCGTCGCGTTGAGCTATGCGCCGTCGATCCCGACCGGCCAGGTCCTGGTGCATGCGGGCCGGCTGATCGATGGCCGCAGCGACCGCGTACGCACCGACGTCGACGTGCTGATCCGCGGCAACCGGATCGAGCGCGTGGTGCCGCATGCAACGCATCCGGCCGGTGTGCGCGTCGTCGATGCCTCCGGGCTCACGGTCATGCCGGGACTCATCGAGTACCACACGCATCTGCAGAAGGACCTCGGCGAAGCGTCGTACCGGGCTTACCTCGCCTTTGGCGTCACCACGGTGCGAAGCCCCGGGAGCACGCCCTATGAAGCCGTGGAAGACCGCGAAGCCGTGGATGCCGGTGTGCGGCCTGGTCCTCGGCTCTTTGTGACCGGCTACCTCATGGAATGGAACCGCGTCTACTACAAGATGGCGGTGGCCGTGTCGAGCCATGCGCACCTCGATCTGGAGCTTGCGCGTGCGAAGGTGCTCGAATTCGACATGCTCAAGAGCTACGTCCGGATGCCCGACCTGCAGCAGAAGCGCATCATCGAGTTTGCGCACCGGATGGGCGTGCCCGTCTCGTCACACGAGGTATTCCCCTCGACCCTGTCCGGCATCGACGCGACCGAGCACACGACCGGCACGAGTCGTCGCGGGTACTCACCCAAGGCCGCGACGCTGCAACGTTCGTACGCCGACGTGGCTCAGCTCTTCGCCGCATCGGGAGTGCCACTCACGCCGACGCTCGCCCTCAGCGGCGGCGGTCTGCGACGCCTCCTGGAACGCGACACCACGCTGCGGCACGACTCGCGCTTTCGCCTGTACCCGGAGTGGCTGCAGGCGCAGCTCGCGGCCGGCGGGGCAGGCGGGGCGCCACCGGGCGCCGTGGACGCCAACGCCGGCGGGCGCATGGTGATGGGGCTCATGCGGGCCGGAACGCGCATCGTGGCCGGCACCGACACACCGAACGCGGCGACGCTGCACGGCGAGCTGTTCACGTACGTCCTGGCCGGCATGACGCCGTTCGAGGCGCTGAAGACCGCGACGGTCAACGGCGCCGCGCTGCTCGGGCTGGACGCAGGAACCATCGAAGCAGGTAGACTCGCCGACCTCGCCATCGTGAACGGCAACCCATTAGAGGACATCTCGGCGACGACGCGCGTGCGGTATACCATCGCCAACGGTCGCGTGTTTTCCGTCGATGATCTCGTGAAGCCATGA
- a CDS encoding sulfatase, whose amino-acid sequence MKTVPSLLAAVLFATSVGAQPRTRPNIVFIFSDDHATASIGAYGSRWNQTPNLDRIAREGMLFKSAFVTNAICGPSRATVLTGQFGHLNGVPTNNDSLHPTTLTFPRLLRASGYQTALVGKWHLTTRPEGFDHYEILRGQGTYYNPVFFRSRDTTRFEGYTTDVITDRALAWLAQRDQRKPFLLMLQHKAPHRPWDPGPAHLDQERDRYFPEAYSLFDDYATRARPAREQEMTIARHLTDRDLKFTPPAELTSSQLDRWNRTYLPLNQVFRDSALTDSALVRWKFQRYLGDYLRTVQSVDDNVGRVLAWLDESGLANNTIVVYSSDQGFFLGEHGWFDKRFMYEESMRTPLMIRWPGVVRPGSVNADLVQNLDYAETLLEVAGVRVPKAMQGRSLVPLLRGRRPVNWRDALYYQYYEYPAEHMVRRHYGVRTNRFKLIHYYEIDEWELFDLERDPFEMKNVYAVPEYRHTIYALKRKLGQLRSEYRVPAVDHVPYPEARR is encoded by the coding sequence ATGAAGACTGTACCGTCCCTGCTCGCCGCAGTGCTGTTCGCCACCAGCGTGGGCGCTCAGCCCCGGACGCGGCCAAACATCGTGTTCATCTTCAGCGACGACCACGCCACCGCATCGATCGGCGCCTACGGGTCACGGTGGAACCAAACGCCCAACCTCGACCGCATCGCGCGCGAGGGCATGCTCTTCAAGAGTGCGTTCGTCACCAACGCCATCTGCGGCCCCAGTCGTGCGACGGTGCTCACCGGACAGTTCGGACATCTGAACGGCGTGCCGACCAACAACGACTCGCTGCATCCCACCACGCTCACGTTCCCGCGACTCCTGCGGGCGAGTGGGTACCAGACGGCCCTCGTCGGCAAGTGGCACCTCACGACACGGCCCGAAGGGTTCGATCACTACGAGATCCTTCGCGGCCAGGGCACCTACTACAACCCGGTGTTCTTCCGGTCCAGGGACACGACCCGGTTCGAGGGCTATACGACCGACGTCATCACCGACCGCGCCCTGGCCTGGCTCGCGCAGCGCGATCAGCGCAAGCCGTTTCTCCTCATGCTGCAGCACAAGGCGCCGCACCGGCCGTGGGATCCCGGCCCGGCGCATCTCGACCAGGAACGCGATCGCTATTTCCCCGAGGCGTATTCACTCTTCGACGACTACGCCACACGCGCCCGACCCGCGCGCGAACAGGAGATGACCATCGCGCGCCACCTCACGGATCGCGACCTCAAGTTCACGCCGCCCGCGGAACTCACGTCATCGCAGCTCGATCGCTGGAATCGCACCTACCTGCCGCTCAACCAGGTCTTCCGCGACTCGGCCCTCACCGATTCCGCCCTCGTGCGCTGGAAGTTCCAGCGCTACCTCGGCGACTACCTCCGCACCGTGCAGTCCGTCGACGACAACGTGGGCCGCGTGCTCGCCTGGCTCGATGAGAGCGGGCTCGCGAACAACACCATCGTCGTGTACTCCTCCGACCAGGGGTTCTTTCTTGGCGAGCACGGATGGTTCGACAAGCGCTTCATGTACGAGGAGTCGATGCGCACGCCGCTCATGATCCGGTGGCCCGGTGTCGTGCGTCCGGGTTCCGTGAACGCGGATCTCGTGCAGAACCTCGACTACGCGGAAACGCTGCTCGAAGTCGCCGGGGTGCGCGTGCCAAAGGCGATGCAGGGGAGAAGCCTGGTGCCTCTGCTCCGGGGACGCCGTCCCGTCAACTGGCGTGACGCGCTGTACTACCAGTACTACGAGTATCCCGCCGAGCACATGGTGCGGCGCCACTATGGGGTGCGCACCAATCGCTTCAAGCTCATTCACTACTACGAGATCGACGAATGGGAACTGTTCGACCTCGAGCGCGATCCGTTCGAGATGAAGAACGTCTACGCGGTGCCCGAGTACCGGCACACGATCTACGCGTTGAAGCGTAAGCTTGGTCAGTTGCGCTCGGAGTATCGCGTGCCGGCCGTGGACCACGTGCCGTACCCCGAGGCGCGCCGGTGA
- a CDS encoding methyltransferase domain-containing protein, with translation MDPRSDAKVIDSWHVNADAWTQAVREEQIESRRLVTDAAIVDAVLALRPATVLDLGCGEGWLVRALRARGVAGTGVDAVPALVEQARQAGGGIFEVVTYEAIASGRWSTTADVVVANFSLIGHEAVTRLLHRVPALLHSGGALVIQTLHPMVACGDLPYADGWRDGSWAGFSSVFTDPAPWYFRTIGSWLALLDACGLPFVRLREPLHPATAKPASLILTALAG, from the coding sequence ATCGACCCGCGCAGCGACGCCAAAGTCATCGACTCGTGGCACGTGAACGCCGACGCATGGACGCAGGCCGTTCGCGAGGAGCAGATCGAGAGCCGGCGACTCGTGACCGATGCCGCGATCGTCGACGCGGTGCTGGCGCTCCGTCCAGCCACCGTGCTCGACCTCGGATGTGGCGAGGGTTGGTTGGTGCGTGCACTCCGTGCGCGCGGCGTCGCGGGCACGGGCGTCGACGCCGTCCCCGCTCTCGTCGAACAGGCGCGTCAGGCCGGTGGTGGCATCTTTGAAGTCGTCACGTATGAGGCGATCGCCTCCGGACGGTGGTCGACGACAGCTGACGTGGTCGTCGCCAACTTCTCACTGATCGGGCACGAGGCGGTGACGCGACTCCTGCATCGCGTACCCGCGCTGCTCCATTCGGGCGGCGCGCTCGTCATCCAGACCCTGCATCCCATGGTCGCGTGCGGCGACCTGCCCTATGCGGACGGCTGGCGCGACGGATCGTGGGCGGGATTCTCCAGCGTGTTCACCGATCCGGCGCCGTGGTACTTCCGGACGATCGGGAGCTGGCTCGCGCTGCTCGACGCATGCGGCCTTCCGTTCGTACGCCTGCGCGAGCCTTTGCATCCCGCGACGGCGAAGCCGGCTTCGCTCATCCTGACGGCGCTGGCTGGCTAG